In Candidatus Contubernalis alkalaceticus, the following proteins share a genomic window:
- the purM gene encoding phosphoribosylformylglycinamidine cyclo-ligase encodes MSYKKAGVDIDAANLAVEKIKGLVNKTFRDEVLTDIGGFGGLFALNVEKYKEPVLVSGTDGVGTKLKIAFLMDSHQTVGIDLVAMCVNDIAVLGAEPLFFLDYLAVGKLKPEKVSHIVEGIANGCRQAGCALIGGETAEMPGFYAPGEYDLAGFAVGVVDKGKIINGSSISVGDKIIGVASSGVHSNGYSLVRKVLIEGKESRLQDFNPSLGCTLGEELLKPTIIYTGLVLELLKKHTINGMIHVTGGGFYENIPRVLPPGTGAEIRSQWSIPPIFSLIREEGDISYREMFRTFNMGIGFILVVPSGDEQDILQVISRCGHKGWTLGEVVSGEGVEIFNYK; translated from the coding sequence ATGAGTTATAAAAAAGCAGGAGTAGATATCGATGCTGCCAATCTGGCGGTGGAAAAAATAAAGGGTTTGGTAAATAAGACCTTTCGGGATGAAGTTCTTACGGACATCGGTGGTTTTGGAGGATTATTTGCCCTGAATGTGGAAAAATATAAAGAACCGGTGCTGGTATCCGGCACAGACGGGGTGGGAACCAAATTAAAAATTGCTTTTTTGATGGATTCACACCAGACTGTGGGAATTGATTTGGTGGCCATGTGCGTAAATGATATAGCTGTCTTAGGGGCTGAGCCCCTGTTTTTTCTTGACTACCTGGCAGTAGGTAAGCTAAAGCCGGAAAAAGTATCCCATATTGTAGAGGGAATTGCCAATGGCTGCCGTCAGGCAGGCTGTGCCTTGATAGGCGGGGAAACCGCAGAGATGCCGGGTTTTTATGCTCCGGGAGAATATGATCTGGCTGGTTTTGCCGTAGGGGTAGTAGATAAAGGAAAAATTATTAATGGCAGCAGTATTAGTGTCGGGGACAAAATTATCGGTGTTGCCTCATCAGGGGTGCACAGCAATGGCTACTCCCTGGTAAGAAAGGTGCTGATAGAGGGAAAAGAAAGCCGTTTACAAGATTTCAACCCTTCTTTGGGATGCACTCTGGGGGAAGAGCTTTTAAAGCCCACCATAATATACACCGGATTAGTCCTGGAACTCTTGAAAAAGCATACCATTAATGGAATGATTCACGTTACTGGGGGAGGTTTTTATGAAAACATACCCCGGGTACTGCCCCCGGGAACCGGAGCGGAAATCCGCAGCCAGTGGAGTATCCCCCCTATATTTTCCCTGATTCGAGAAGAAGGGGATATCAGTTATCGGGAAATGTTTAGGACCTTTAATATGGGAATCGGTTTTATTTTGGTTGTGCCTTCAGGAGACGAGCAGGACATCCTACAGGTGATTTCCCGGTGTGGTCATAAGGGATGGACACTGGGTGAGGTAGTCTCCGGGGAAGGTGTGGAGATATTTAACTATAAATAA
- the purF gene encoding amidophosphoribosyltransferase → MKFIGKEVKVRRNPLGMERCGRMQDGTLEVGCDKFKEECGVFGIYAPGHNVAQITHYALYALQHRGQESAGIAVSNGGKMDIEKGMGLVSEVLNGQKTRRLTGHMAVGHVRYSTMGSSSLVNAQPLMIRYSKGCLAISHNGNLVNGREIRDNLGEGGAIFQTTTDSEIVAHLIARLGGDIVEDTISQALAHLEGAFTFVIMTEDKLIGARDPHGIRPLSLGLLDGCYVLASETCAFDTIGAEFIRDIDPGEMVVIDNQGLHTRRFAPEKPLALCIFEFIYFARPDSNIHGQNVHLVRRELGKQLAREYPVEADIVTGVPDSSISAASGVAEEMGLPYEMGLIKNRYIGRTFIQPSQEIRDLGVKLKLNAVKKVVKGKRIVLVDDSIVRGTTSKQIVQMLRKAGATEVHVRISSPPVISPCFYGIDTSSTKELLGAFKTVEEIKNIIKADSLGYLSIEGLVSSVGLSRDSFCKACFDKEYIVQPTSGLKKKLFETTKR, encoded by the coding sequence ATGAAGTTCATAGGCAAAGAGGTAAAAGTCAGAAGAAATCCATTAGGGATGGAGAGGTGCGGTAGGATGCAAGATGGGACTTTAGAGGTAGGCTGTGACAAATTCAAGGAGGAATGTGGGGTCTTTGGAATTTATGCCCCGGGACATAATGTAGCCCAGATTACCCACTATGCACTCTATGCGCTGCAGCACCGTGGGCAGGAAAGTGCCGGTATAGCAGTTTCCAATGGCGGCAAGATGGATATTGAGAAGGGCATGGGACTGGTTTCTGAAGTTTTAAACGGACAGAAGACCCGGAGGCTCACCGGTCATATGGCAGTAGGCCATGTTCGCTATTCCACCATGGGTTCCAGTTCCCTGGTAAACGCCCAGCCCTTGATGATACGGTACAGTAAGGGCTGCCTGGCCATTAGCCATAATGGAAACCTGGTAAACGGCCGGGAGATTAGGGACAATCTTGGAGAGGGGGGCGCTATTTTTCAAACCACCACGGACAGTGAAATTGTAGCCCACCTGATTGCCCGCCTGGGGGGGGATATTGTAGAAGATACTATATCCCAGGCTCTAGCTCATCTGGAGGGAGCCTTTACCTTTGTTATAATGACCGAGGATAAGCTTATTGGGGCAAGGGACCCCCATGGGATCAGGCCCCTTTCTCTAGGGCTTTTGGACGGTTGTTATGTCCTGGCCTCGGAGACCTGTGCTTTTGATACCATAGGAGCAGAATTCATCCGGGATATAGACCCTGGGGAGATGGTGGTCATTGATAATCAGGGCCTGCATACCAGGAGGTTTGCTCCGGAAAAGCCTTTGGCACTTTGTATATTTGAGTTTATCTATTTTGCCCGTCCGGACAGCAATATTCATGGTCAGAATGTGCACCTGGTCAGAAGAGAGTTGGGTAAGCAGTTAGCCAGGGAATATCCCGTTGAAGCAGATATTGTTACCGGGGTGCCTGATTCCAGTATTTCTGCCGCTTCCGGGGTTGCCGAGGAGATGGGTCTGCCCTACGAGATGGGACTTATTAAAAACCGGTATATTGGGAGGACTTTTATACAACCAAGCCAGGAAATTCGGGATTTGGGAGTAAAGCTAAAGCTGAACGCTGTAAAAAAAGTAGTCAAGGGAAAAAGGATTGTTCTGGTTGATGATTCCATTGTGCGGGGAACAACCTCTAAGCAGATTGTTCAGATGTTGAGAAAAGCCGGAGCTACAGAGGTGCATGTGAGAATCAGTTCACCACCGGTGATTTCTCCCTGCTTCTATGGAATAGATACCTCCTCCACCAAGGAACTGTTGGGGGCCTTTAAAACTGTAGAGGAAATTAAAAACATTATTAAAGCGGACTCTCTAGGTTATCTGAGCATTGAAGGTTTAGTTTCTTCTGTGGGACTATCCAGGGACAGTTTTTGTAAGGCCTGCTTTGACAAGGAATATATTGTCCAGCCAACCAGTGGGTTAAAGAAAAAACTATTTGAGACAACAAAAAGGTGA